From Salinibacterium sp. ZJ450, one genomic window encodes:
- a CDS encoding aldehyde dehydrogenase family protein, whose translation MNFLDYAPAPESTAILNLRDRYGLFINGEFVDGHGHGFTTISPATEKPIAEIANANGEDVDRAVAAARRAYDRTWSKMSGADRGKYLFRIARLVQERARELAVAESLDNGKPIKESRDTDIPLVAAWFFYYAGWADKLDHAGLGANPRSLGVAAQVIPWNFPLLMLAWKIAPALAAGNTVVLKPAETTPLSALIFAEILQQADLPPGVVNIITGAGDTGEALVNHPDVDKVAFTGSTAVGRSIARSTAGTGKKITLELGGKAANIVFDDAPIDQAIEGIVNGIFFNQGHVCCAGSRLLVQENVHDEVVDRLKTRLSTLRLGDPLDKNTDIGAINSKAQLERIRALSDIGEQEGADRWTADCAIPENGFWFAPTIFTNVSTSNRIARDEIFGPVLSVLTFRTPDEAVKKANNTPYGLSAGIWSDKGSKILAVADKLRAGVIWANTFNRFDPASPFGGYKESGYGREGGRHGLAGYLQSSAAPARRASLSGPAEPVQVGAAAPKSIKKGSK comes from the coding sequence ATGAATTTCCTTGACTACGCGCCGGCCCCAGAGTCGACCGCCATCCTCAACCTCCGTGACCGCTACGGCCTGTTCATCAACGGCGAGTTCGTCGATGGTCACGGCCACGGCTTCACCACCATCTCACCGGCGACCGAGAAGCCGATCGCCGAGATCGCCAACGCCAACGGTGAAGACGTCGACCGCGCCGTCGCCGCCGCGCGCCGTGCCTACGACCGCACCTGGTCGAAAATGAGTGGCGCCGACCGGGGCAAGTACCTGTTCCGCATCGCCCGGCTGGTGCAGGAGCGCGCCCGCGAGCTCGCTGTGGCCGAGAGCCTCGACAACGGCAAGCCGATCAAGGAGAGCCGCGACACCGACATCCCGCTCGTCGCCGCCTGGTTCTTCTACTACGCCGGCTGGGCCGACAAGCTCGACCACGCCGGCCTCGGCGCCAACCCGCGTTCGCTCGGCGTCGCCGCCCAGGTGATCCCGTGGAACTTCCCGCTGCTGATGCTGGCCTGGAAGATCGCCCCGGCGCTCGCCGCAGGCAACACCGTGGTGCTGAAGCCAGCCGAGACCACCCCGCTGTCCGCGTTGATCTTCGCCGAGATCCTGCAGCAGGCCGACCTGCCGCCGGGTGTCGTCAACATCATCACCGGCGCCGGCGACACCGGTGAGGCGCTGGTCAATCACCCGGATGTCGACAAGGTGGCGTTCACCGGATCCACCGCCGTCGGCCGGTCGATCGCCCGCTCCACCGCGGGCACCGGCAAGAAGATCACCCTGGAACTCGGCGGCAAGGCCGCGAACATCGTCTTCGATGACGCGCCGATCGACCAGGCCATCGAGGGCATCGTCAACGGCATCTTCTTCAACCAGGGCCACGTCTGCTGCGCCGGCAGCCGCCTGCTGGTGCAGGAGAACGTGCACGACGAGGTCGTGGACCGGCTGAAGACCCGCCTGTCCACACTGCGCCTGGGCGATCCGCTCGACAAGAACACCGACATCGGTGCGATCAACTCCAAGGCGCAGCTGGAGCGCATCCGCGCTCTGTCCGACATCGGCGAGCAGGAGGGCGCCGACCGCTGGACCGCCGACTGCGCGATCCCCGAGAACGGCTTCTGGTTCGCCCCGACGATCTTCACCAACGTGTCGACCAGCAACCGCATCGCCCGCGACGAGATCTTCGGACCGGTGCTGTCCGTGCTGACCTTCCGCACCCCCGACGAGGCGGTGAAGAAGGCCAACAACACCCCGTACGGGCTGTCCGCCGGCATCTGGAGCGACAAGGGATCCAAGATCCTGGCCGTGGCAGACAAGCTGCGCGCCGGCGTGATCTGGGCGAACACCTTCAACCGGTTCGACCCGGCCTCTCCGTTCGGCGGCTACAAGGAATCCGGGTACGGTCGCGAGGGCGGCCGCCACGGCCTCGCCGGCTACCTGCAATCCAGCGCCGCACCCGCCCGCCGAGCCAGCCTGTCCGGTCCGGCTGAGCCGGTCCAGGTTGGCGCTGCCGCCCCGAAGTCGATCAAGAAGGGCTCCAAGTAA
- a CDS encoding sugar-binding transcriptional regulator codes for MADDVLAVRVAELYYEDDKTQDEIGALLKITRWKVGRLLAQARERGIVRIEIVHPRARRLGVERQLRERFGLADAVVVPAPTSAGTDTGTGGTGTGTRTTDADADAHERVAQAAADFLAALRPVPRLLGVSWGRTLSDVADHLADGWASGVEVVQINGGVSLNKRASTAASTAVEIARKAGGQATLLPSPAILERLETKRAIEADRTVAGVLEKASAASVYLYSAGVADDTSALVDSGYLTAADVAELVRKGAVGDVVGRYIDANGNIVDPALDQRTVGLGLDRLRSATTGVLVIAGRAKHDIARAVVGGGLCSVIVTDEHTAAALLEE; via the coding sequence ATGGCTGACGATGTACTGGCGGTGCGAGTCGCCGAGCTCTACTACGAAGACGACAAGACGCAGGACGAGATCGGCGCGCTGCTGAAGATCACGCGCTGGAAGGTCGGCCGTCTGCTGGCCCAGGCCCGCGAGCGCGGCATCGTGCGCATCGAGATCGTGCACCCGCGCGCCCGCCGGCTCGGCGTCGAGCGGCAACTGCGCGAGCGCTTCGGCCTCGCCGACGCCGTGGTGGTGCCCGCCCCGACCAGCGCAGGCACGGACACCGGCACCGGCGGCACCGGAACCGGCACCCGCACCACCGACGCCGACGCCGACGCCCACGAGCGCGTCGCGCAGGCCGCCGCCGACTTCCTTGCCGCGCTCCGCCCGGTGCCTCGGCTGCTCGGCGTCAGCTGGGGCCGCACCCTGAGCGACGTCGCCGACCACCTGGCCGACGGCTGGGCGTCCGGCGTCGAGGTGGTGCAGATCAACGGGGGAGTGTCGCTGAACAAGCGCGCCTCCACCGCCGCCAGCACCGCCGTGGAGATCGCCCGCAAGGCCGGCGGTCAGGCCACCCTGCTGCCGAGCCCGGCCATCCTCGAGCGACTCGAAACCAAGCGGGCTATCGAGGCCGACCGCACCGTCGCGGGCGTGCTGGAGAAGGCGTCCGCGGCATCCGTCTATCTGTACAGCGCCGGAGTCGCCGACGACACCAGCGCGCTGGTCGACAGCGGCTACCTGACCGCTGCCGACGTCGCCGAACTGGTGCGCAAGGGCGCGGTCGGCGACGTGGTCGGCCGCTACATCGACGCCAACGGCAACATCGTTGACCCGGCGCTTGATCAGCGTACGGTGGGACTGGGACTTGACCGGCTGCGATCCGCCACCACCGGCGTGCTGGTGATCGCGGGCCGCGCGAAGCATGACATCGCCCGGGCCGTCGTCGGAGGCGGACTCTGCTCCGTCATCGTGACCGACGAGCACACGGCCGCGGCCCTTCTGGAGGAATGA
- the deoC gene encoding deoxyribose-phosphate aldolase has protein sequence MTLEHPIALAPAARAVQLLGGDLTEKSLRLHLEGLSGVDAVGLEQRAAGLGTRSIKTTSKQWAIDKIISLIDLTTLEGADTPGKVRSLVAKALTPDAADPSTPRVAAVCVYGDMVPYAVEALGSAKGLDGPTGVNVGGINVAAVATAFPSGRASLKVKLADTADAVAAGADEIDMVIDRGAFLSGNYGRVFDEIVAVKDACRRADGSFAHLKVILETGELVTYDNVRRASWLSILAGGDFIKTSTGKVSPAATLPVTLLMLEAVRDWHKLTGEKIGVKPAGGIRTSKDAIKYIVTVAEIVGEEWLTPHLFRFGASSLLNDVLLQRQKMTTGHYSGPDYVTID, from the coding sequence ATGACACTCGAACATCCCATCGCCCTGGCGCCTGCCGCGCGCGCCGTGCAACTGCTGGGCGGTGACCTCACCGAGAAGAGCCTGCGGCTGCACCTGGAGGGGCTCTCCGGCGTCGATGCCGTCGGCCTCGAACAGCGCGCGGCCGGCCTCGGCACCCGCTCGATCAAGACCACCTCGAAGCAGTGGGCGATCGACAAGATCATCAGCCTGATCGACCTGACCACCCTCGAGGGCGCAGACACCCCCGGCAAGGTGCGGTCGCTGGTGGCGAAGGCGCTGACTCCGGATGCCGCGGACCCCAGCACCCCGCGGGTGGCAGCGGTCTGCGTGTACGGCGACATGGTGCCGTACGCCGTGGAGGCGCTCGGTTCGGCGAAGGGCCTCGACGGCCCCACCGGGGTGAACGTCGGCGGCATCAACGTCGCCGCCGTGGCGACCGCGTTCCCGAGCGGCCGCGCCTCACTCAAGGTGAAGCTCGCCGACACCGCAGACGCGGTGGCCGCGGGCGCGGACGAGATCGACATGGTCATCGACCGCGGCGCGTTCCTCTCCGGCAACTACGGCCGCGTCTTCGACGAGATCGTCGCCGTGAAAGACGCCTGCCGGCGCGCAGACGGCTCCTTCGCGCACCTCAAGGTGATCCTCGAGACCGGCGAACTGGTCACCTACGACAACGTGCGCCGGGCATCCTGGCTGTCGATCCTCGCCGGCGGAGACTTCATCAAGACCTCCACCGGCAAGGTGTCGCCCGCCGCGACCCTCCCGGTCACCCTGCTGATGCTCGAGGCCGTGCGCGACTGGCACAAGCTCACCGGAGAGAAGATCGGCGTGAAGCCGGCTGGCGGCATCCGCACTTCCAAGGACGCCATCAAGTACATCGTCACCGTCGCCGAAATCGTGGGCGAGGAGTGGCTCACCCCGCACCTGTTCCGGTTCGGTGCATCCAGCCTGCTGAACGACGTGCTGCTGCAGCGCCAGAAGATGACCACAGGCCACTACAGCGGCCCCGACTACGTCACGATCGACTAG
- a CDS encoding aldehyde dehydrogenase codes for MSRLTIPKTYKLYIGGKFPRSESGRTYEVVTKKGDFLANAAKASRKDARDAVVASRAAVSSWSGATGYLRGQVLYRIAELLEGRRAQFIDEIVASEGVSAAVAGQQVDAAIDTWVWYAGWADKYVQVAGNGNPVAGPFFNLSTPEPTGVVAIIAPQEPTGVSLLGLASVVAPALVSGNTVVVVANEKAPLSAISLTEVLATSDVPGGVVNLLTGSPAEIAPWLASHADVNALDLTGAGTLDWVDLQIAAADTLKRVITPEPGVPAPSLERITAFTETKTVWHTKSML; via the coding sequence ATGTCACGCCTGACCATCCCGAAGACCTACAAGCTCTACATCGGCGGCAAGTTCCCGCGCAGCGAATCCGGACGCACCTACGAGGTGGTCACCAAGAAGGGCGACTTCCTCGCCAACGCCGCAAAGGCCAGCCGCAAGGACGCCCGTGACGCGGTCGTCGCGTCGCGCGCCGCCGTGAGCAGCTGGTCCGGCGCCACCGGGTACCTGCGCGGGCAGGTGCTGTACCGCATCGCCGAGCTGCTTGAGGGCCGCCGGGCGCAGTTCATCGACGAGATCGTCGCCTCAGAGGGCGTCTCCGCCGCGGTCGCCGGTCAGCAGGTCGACGCCGCGATCGACACCTGGGTCTGGTACGCCGGCTGGGCAGATAAGTACGTGCAGGTCGCCGGCAACGGCAACCCGGTCGCCGGCCCGTTCTTCAACCTGTCCACGCCGGAACCCACCGGCGTCGTCGCGATCATCGCACCGCAGGAACCCACCGGGGTGAGCCTGCTCGGCCTGGCATCCGTCGTGGCACCGGCGCTGGTCAGCGGCAACACGGTCGTCGTGGTCGCGAACGAGAAGGCGCCGCTCAGCGCGATCAGCCTCACCGAGGTGCTCGCCACCAGCGACGTGCCGGGGGGAGTGGTGAACCTGCTCACCGGTTCGCCGGCCGAGATCGCGCCGTGGCTCGCCTCGCACGCCGACGTGAACGCGCTCGACCTGACCGGCGCGGGAACCCTCGACTGGGTCGACCTGCAGATCGCCGCCGCCGACACGCTGAAGCGCGTGATCACCCCGGAGCCCGGGGTCCCGGCGCCCTCGCTCGAGCGCATCACCGCGTTCACCGAGACCAAGACGGTGTGGCACACGAAGTCGATGTTGTAA